Proteins from a single region of Verrucosispora sp. NA02020:
- a CDS encoding sugar transferase, giving the protein MTSATLLTPARSSSRSGDTPPSSGSVRGDQRTYVRTLVVLDATVLSVAVLIGYAARFGESVPRGTHVPYVLFAPALVLAWLVSLKVLRCYDDRVVGYGADEYRRVSMASLRLAGAVAILGYVADVGVSRGFLAISFAVGTIGLEVARFAARKRLHRARSRGTGWSRRVLVVGDTAHVLELVHTLRREPYAGYQVVGACIPDALLAPVAQRLGDVPVVGSFRGIPEAADAIGADTVAVTACGELTATRLRRLGWQLEGTGIDLVLAPALTDVAGPRIHTRPVAGLPLIHVEAPEFRGVRKLVKGLVDRSVSLVALTLLLPLLAAIALAVKVNSRGPVLFRQTRVGQGGREFGVFKFRTMVVNADALLAELTVRNETDGLMFKMRDDPRVTRVGRLLRKWSLDELPQLVNVLLGQMSLVGPRPPLPSEVARYDGDVARRLLVKPGMTGLWQVSGRSDLSWEDGIRLDLYYVENWSLAADLTILWKTFGAVINSRGAY; this is encoded by the coding sequence GTGACCTCGGCGACGCTGTTGACCCCCGCCAGATCGTCATCGCGATCGGGTGACACTCCGCCATCGAGCGGGTCGGTGCGTGGCGACCAGCGGACGTACGTCCGTACCCTGGTCGTGCTGGACGCCACCGTCCTGTCCGTGGCGGTGCTCATCGGTTACGCGGCTCGATTCGGCGAATCCGTGCCACGTGGTACCCACGTGCCCTACGTCCTGTTCGCGCCGGCCCTGGTGCTGGCCTGGTTGGTCTCCCTGAAGGTCCTGCGCTGCTACGACGACCGGGTGGTCGGCTACGGCGCGGACGAGTACCGGCGGGTGAGCATGGCCAGCCTCCGGCTGGCCGGCGCCGTCGCGATCCTCGGGTACGTCGCCGACGTCGGCGTGTCCCGTGGCTTCCTGGCGATCTCGTTCGCGGTGGGCACGATCGGGCTGGAAGTGGCCCGGTTCGCCGCGCGCAAACGTCTGCACCGAGCCCGGTCGCGGGGGACGGGCTGGTCTCGGCGGGTGCTGGTGGTCGGTGACACCGCACACGTGTTGGAGCTGGTGCACACGCTGCGCCGCGAGCCGTACGCCGGCTACCAGGTGGTCGGCGCCTGCATCCCGGACGCACTGTTGGCTCCGGTGGCGCAGCGGCTCGGTGACGTGCCGGTGGTCGGCTCGTTCCGGGGCATCCCGGAGGCCGCCGACGCCATCGGCGCGGACACGGTCGCGGTCACCGCCTGCGGGGAGCTGACCGCCACCCGGCTGCGCCGACTCGGGTGGCAGCTGGAGGGAACCGGCATCGACCTGGTGCTGGCCCCGGCGCTGACCGACGTCGCGGGCCCGCGCATCCACACCCGCCCGGTCGCCGGGCTGCCCCTGATCCACGTGGAGGCACCCGAGTTCCGTGGGGTGCGCAAACTGGTCAAGGGGCTGGTCGACCGTTCGGTCTCGCTGGTGGCGCTGACCCTGCTGCTGCCGCTGCTGGCAGCCATCGCGCTCGCGGTGAAGGTGAACAGCCGGGGGCCGGTGCTGTTCCGGCAGACCCGGGTGGGTCAGGGCGGGCGTGAGTTCGGCGTCTTCAAGTTCCGCACCATGGTGGTGAACGCGGACGCCCTGCTGGCCGAGTTGACCGTGCGCAACGAGACCGACGGCCTGATGTTCAAGATGCGGGACGACCCCCGGGTGACCCGGGTCGGTCGGCTGCTGCGCAAGTGGTCCCTGGACGAGCTTCCCCAGTTGGTCAACGTGCTGCTGGGGCAGATGAGCCTGGTCGGGCCCCGGCCGCCGCTGCCGTCGGAGGTGGCCCGCTACGACGGCGACGTGGCCCGCCGCCTGCTGGTCAAGCCCGGAATGACCGGTCTCTGGCAGGTCAGCGGCCGGTCCGACCTGAGTTGGGAGGACGGCATCCGGTTGGACCTCTACTACGTGGAGAACTGGTCGCTCGCGGCCGACCTGACCATCCTCTGGAAGACCTTCGGCGCGGTGATCAACAGTCGGGGCGCGTACTGA
- the xylA gene encoding xylose isomerase, producing MASRPTPVDKFSFGLWTVGWQGRDPFGHATRPALDPVESVHRLAELGAYGVTFHDDDLVPFGADAAARDGQIARFRKALDETGLVVPMVTTDLFQQPVFKDGGFTSNDRDVRRYALRKVLRNVDLAAELGAQTFVMWGGREGGEYDVAKDVQAALDRYREAVDLLCQYVVDRGYDLRFALEPKPNEPRGDILLPTVGHALAFISTLAHPDRVGVNPEVGHEQMAGLNFVHGIAQALWQGKLFHIDLNGQRGIKYDQDLVFGHGDLLNAFALVDLLEHGAPGGGPGYDGPRHFDYKPSRTEDMDGVWVSAAANMRTYLLLKERAAAFRADPEVVEALAAAKVGELGVPTLGEGEGYAELLADTSAFEGYDVDAAGAKGFGFIRLNQLAVEHVLGAR from the coding sequence ATGGCATCCCGTCCCACCCCCGTCGACAAGTTCTCCTTCGGCCTCTGGACGGTCGGCTGGCAGGGCCGAGACCCGTTCGGTCACGCCACCCGACCGGCCCTGGACCCGGTGGAGTCGGTGCACCGGCTCGCCGAACTGGGCGCGTACGGCGTCACCTTCCACGACGACGACCTCGTGCCGTTCGGTGCGGACGCCGCCGCCCGCGACGGCCAGATCGCCCGGTTCCGCAAGGCGCTCGACGAGACCGGCCTGGTGGTGCCGATGGTCACCACCGACCTCTTCCAGCAGCCCGTCTTCAAGGACGGCGGCTTCACCAGCAACGACCGCGACGTCCGGCGGTACGCGCTGCGCAAGGTGCTGCGCAACGTCGACCTCGCCGCCGAGCTGGGCGCGCAGACCTTCGTCATGTGGGGCGGCCGGGAAGGCGGCGAGTACGACGTCGCCAAGGACGTGCAGGCCGCGCTGGACCGCTACCGCGAGGCGGTCGACCTGCTCTGCCAGTACGTCGTCGACCGTGGCTACGACCTGCGTTTCGCGCTGGAGCCCAAGCCGAACGAGCCGCGCGGCGACATCCTGCTGCCGACCGTCGGGCACGCGCTGGCCTTCATCTCCACGCTCGCCCACCCCGACCGGGTCGGCGTCAACCCGGAGGTCGGCCACGAGCAGATGGCCGGGCTGAACTTCGTGCACGGCATCGCCCAGGCGCTCTGGCAGGGCAAGCTGTTCCACATCGACCTCAACGGCCAGCGCGGCATCAAGTACGACCAGGACCTGGTCTTCGGCCACGGTGACCTGCTCAACGCGTTCGCGCTGGTGGACCTGCTGGAGCACGGCGCCCCGGGTGGCGGCCCGGGGTACGACGGGCCGCGCCACTTCGACTACAAGCCCTCCCGCACCGAGGACATGGACGGGGTGTGGGTCTCCGCCGCCGCGAACATGCGGACCTACCTGCTGCTCAAGGAGCGGGCCGCGGCGTTCCGGGCCGACCCCGAGGTGGTCGAGGCACTGGCCGCCGCCAAGGTCGGCGAGCTGGGCGTACCGACCCTGGGCGAGGGTGAGGGCTACGCCGAGCTGCTCGCCGACACCAGCGCGTTCGAGGGCTACGACGTCGACGCGGCCGGCGCCAAGGGCTTCGGCTTCATCCGGCTCAACCAGCTCGCCGTCGAGCACGTGCTCGGCGCGCGCTGA
- a CDS encoding ATP/GTP-binding protein, with the protein MDSVRYDGERREHGIPIALKILVAGGFGAGKTTLVSALSEVRPLQTEEILTGAGIETDDLSGVETKSTTTVAMDFGRITINDDLQLYLFGTPGQDRFWFLWDELAFGALGAVVLADTRRLADCFPSIDYFEQRGIPFVVGVNCFDNSQRFSLEAVRRALDLDGNVPMVLCDARDRQSGKTVLISLVEHVARQRGEPVPAA; encoded by the coding sequence ATGGACTCCGTGCGTTATGACGGCGAGCGGCGGGAACACGGTATCCCGATCGCGCTGAAGATCCTCGTCGCCGGTGGCTTCGGCGCCGGCAAGACGACGTTGGTCAGCGCGTTGAGCGAGGTCCGGCCGTTGCAGACCGAGGAGATCCTGACCGGGGCGGGCATCGAGACCGACGACCTCTCCGGGGTGGAGACCAAGTCGACCACCACGGTGGCGATGGACTTCGGCCGCATCACCATCAACGACGACCTCCAGCTCTACCTGTTCGGTACGCCCGGGCAGGACCGGTTCTGGTTCCTCTGGGACGAGCTGGCGTTCGGGGCGCTCGGCGCGGTGGTGCTGGCGGACACCCGGCGGCTGGCCGACTGCTTCCCGTCGATCGACTACTTCGAGCAGCGTGGTATCCCGTTCGTGGTCGGCGTCAACTGCTTCGACAACTCGCAGCGGTTCAGCCTGGAGGCGGTCCGCCGCGCTCTCGACCTCGACGGCAACGTGCCGATGGTGCTCTGCGACGCCCGCGACCGGCAGTCCGGCAAGACAGTGTTGATCTCCCTGGTCGAGCACGTGGCCCGGCAGCGGGGCGAGCCGGTGCCGGCCGCCTGA
- a CDS encoding ROK family transcriptional regulator produces the protein MAAMWQCQGVTRLAAPAGGVRQGSLRELNLALVLGRIAAADRPPSRAALAAETGLTRATVSAVVEDLVAGRLVTEAEPTPRSGAGRPARGLVLAGDGPAGLGLEINVDYLAACVVDLSGEVRHHTVHRADLRPVSPTDALARLARLAAQARADADAQGLTLAGAALGVPGLVDDTGRVRLAPNLSWRDVPVPELLAALPPLTETVEGVPALVVDNEANLAALSELHAGAGPGSFLHLSGEVGIGAGIVLDGALFRGVRGWSGEIGHIPVRPDGPPCRCGGRGCLERYAGQEAILAAAGLAGADLPADTASVRLAQLAEAGEPTARHALHEAGTAIGITVSSVINLLDLDTVVLGGGYAPLAPWIRPPVLAEIERRVLTAAWSPVTVRPATLGATAAAVGAAGSVVRRIIARPAGWLARL, from the coding sequence ATGGCCGCGATGTGGCAGTGTCAAGGGGTGACCCGACTCGCAGCCCCGGCCGGTGGCGTACGCCAGGGCAGCCTGCGTGAGCTGAACCTCGCCCTCGTCCTCGGCCGGATCGCCGCGGCCGACCGCCCGCCCTCCCGGGCCGCGCTGGCGGCCGAGACCGGGCTGACCCGAGCCACCGTCTCGGCCGTGGTGGAGGACCTCGTCGCCGGTCGACTGGTCACCGAGGCCGAGCCGACGCCACGCTCCGGTGCCGGGCGACCCGCCCGTGGCCTGGTGCTCGCCGGTGACGGCCCGGCCGGGCTCGGGCTGGAGATCAACGTCGACTACCTGGCCGCCTGCGTGGTCGACCTCTCCGGCGAGGTCCGGCACCACACCGTGCACCGGGCCGACCTGCGCCCGGTCTCCCCCACCGACGCGCTGGCCCGGCTGGCCCGGCTCGCCGCCCAGGCGCGCGCCGACGCCGACGCCCAGGGCCTCACCCTGGCCGGCGCGGCCCTCGGCGTACCCGGGTTGGTCGACGACACCGGCCGGGTCCGCCTCGCGCCGAACCTGAGCTGGCGGGACGTGCCGGTGCCGGAACTGCTGGCCGCGCTCCCGCCGCTCACCGAGACCGTCGAGGGCGTACCGGCGCTGGTGGTGGACAACGAGGCCAACCTCGCCGCGCTCAGCGAACTGCACGCCGGCGCCGGACCGGGCAGCTTCCTGCACCTCTCCGGCGAGGTCGGCATCGGTGCCGGGATCGTGCTCGACGGCGCGTTGTTCCGGGGCGTCCGGGGCTGGAGCGGCGAGATCGGGCACATCCCGGTGCGGCCGGACGGACCGCCCTGCCGGTGTGGCGGCCGGGGCTGCCTGGAGCGTTACGCCGGACAGGAGGCGATCCTCGCCGCCGCCGGCCTGGCCGGGGCCGACCTGCCGGCCGACACCGCATCGGTGCGGCTGGCCCAACTCGCCGAGGCCGGTGAGCCCACCGCCCGGCACGCGCTGCACGAGGCCGGTACGGCCATCGGGATCACCGTGTCGAGCGTGATCAACCTGCTGGACCTGGACACCGTGGTACTCGGCGGTGGTTACGCCCCGCTCGCCCCCTGGATCCGGCCGCCGGTGCTCGCCGAGATCGAACGTCGGGTACTCACCGCCGCCTGGTCACCGGTGACCGTACGACCGGCGACCCTCGGCGCCACGGCCGCCGCGGTGGGCGCGGCGGGCTCGGTGGTGCGCCGGATCATCGCCCGACCCGCCGGATGGCTGGCCCGGCTCTAG
- a CDS encoding lactonase family protein yields the protein MAVQGEIVHIGGYTASSGGRATGIVAARRDPHTGDLTSLGTVAVTASPSFLARHPRLPMLYAVNELPTGEISAWRVGADGELDAAGTQPTGGADPCHLAVTPDGGHLVVANYSSGSVTVFPLDADGVPGARTDVVAHQGHGPDPERQEQAHAHMVVPGTDGAPLFAVDLGTDSIYRYDLDAAGALSPRGARVRTAPGVGPRHLARHPDGRRCYVSGELDGSVLTYEVAGDGGLQELGRVEASSRGGHVQPSEIAVGADGRFLYVANRGVGTITVFALGAKLPEQVAEVDTGGEWPRHFVIIGEHLYVADERADMVRIFLLDRETGVPAPLGEPLVVASPTCVLP from the coding sequence GTGGCGGTTCAGGGCGAGATCGTGCACATCGGCGGCTACACGGCGTCCAGCGGCGGCCGGGCCACCGGCATCGTCGCGGCCCGCCGGGATCCGCACACCGGCGACCTGACGTCGCTGGGCACGGTCGCGGTCACCGCGTCGCCGTCCTTCCTCGCCCGCCACCCCCGACTGCCGATGCTGTACGCCGTCAACGAACTACCCACCGGTGAGATCAGCGCCTGGCGGGTGGGGGCCGACGGAGAGCTGGACGCCGCCGGCACGCAGCCGACCGGTGGCGCGGATCCGTGCCACCTGGCAGTCACGCCGGACGGCGGGCATCTCGTGGTGGCCAACTACAGCAGCGGCAGCGTGACGGTGTTCCCGCTCGACGCCGACGGTGTCCCGGGCGCGCGTACCGACGTGGTGGCCCACCAGGGGCACGGGCCGGACCCCGAGCGGCAGGAGCAGGCGCACGCCCACATGGTCGTGCCCGGCACGGACGGCGCACCGCTGTTCGCCGTCGACCTGGGCACCGACTCGATCTACCGGTACGACCTCGACGCGGCGGGCGCACTGTCGCCCCGGGGTGCCCGGGTACGGACCGCCCCGGGGGTGGGCCCGCGGCACCTGGCCCGGCACCCGGACGGCCGGCGCTGCTACGTCTCGGGCGAGTTGGACGGCTCGGTCCTCACGTACGAGGTGGCCGGCGACGGTGGGCTCCAGGAACTCGGTCGGGTCGAGGCCAGCAGCAGGGGCGGGCACGTACAGCCGTCGGAGATCGCCGTGGGTGCCGACGGGCGTTTCCTCTACGTCGCCAACCGGGGAGTGGGCACGATCACCGTCTTCGCCCTCGGCGCGAAACTTCCGGAGCAGGTCGCCGAGGTGGACACCGGCGGCGAGTGGCCGCGCCACTTCGTCATCATCGGCGAGCACCTCTATGTCGCCGACGAGCGGGCGGATATGGTACGCATTTTTCTCCTCGATCGGGAGACCGGCGTACCGGCGCCACTGGGGGAGCCGCTGGTGGTCGCGAGCCCTACCTGCGTTCTGCCCTGA
- a CDS encoding substrate-binding domain-containing protein, with the protein MSAGRHRMRSGFHGAAAAAAVGVLVVTAGGWVGYRQLAGQDCSGKIELSVAVANEIAPAVDQAATEWEEKGAAVEGTCIDVTVSAADPVEVAAVVAAKHGATLAGVGQASGTAVSPDVWIPDSSTWLLRLKTGGAAAFEPGNGASIASSPVVVAMPEPIAARLGWPQKELDWTQLLARVNSDRPLRTGIVEPTRDAAGLSGLLSLMTAASSTGGATAEQDRVGALRALASGASALRQDLLAKFPTSTDNTTLASALGAAALSEEDVIQYNARKPPVPLAALYLKPAPLPLDYPYAVLPGIDPAKASAARVLFEALTTSSFKDKLAAQSLRGPDGNWGSGFAAPQGAPSPAGGDASAAPPPQGGVAAGGLAPDAVERAVSSWSIATLSGRMLCIIDVSGSMKKTVPTANGATRQQVTIEAARRGLNLFDDSWSIGLWVFSTKLAGSRDYRELVPIGPLSRQRGTLERGLDTVTSSSGDTGLYDTLLAAYKDVQRNWEPGKVNSIVLFTDGKNENPDGISQRDLLAELDRIKDPEQPIQVIIVGIGTEVSKSELDTIAGAAGGGAFIAADPTNISDIFLRAIALRKAPA; encoded by the coding sequence GTGTCAGCAGGCCGCCATCGCATGCGTTCAGGTTTTCACGGCGCCGCCGCCGCGGCGGCGGTCGGCGTTCTCGTCGTCACGGCCGGGGGATGGGTCGGCTATCGCCAACTCGCGGGTCAGGACTGCTCGGGCAAGATCGAGCTGTCCGTCGCCGTGGCCAACGAGATCGCTCCCGCGGTGGACCAAGCGGCCACCGAGTGGGAGGAGAAGGGTGCCGCCGTCGAGGGGACCTGCATCGACGTGACGGTCTCGGCGGCCGACCCGGTCGAGGTGGCGGCGGTGGTGGCGGCCAAGCACGGCGCGACCCTGGCCGGCGTCGGCCAGGCCAGTGGCACCGCGGTGAGCCCCGATGTCTGGATCCCGGACTCCTCCACCTGGCTGCTGCGGCTCAAGACCGGTGGCGCGGCGGCCTTCGAGCCGGGCAACGGGGCGTCGATCGCCAGCAGCCCGGTGGTCGTCGCGATGCCCGAGCCGATCGCCGCCCGGCTGGGCTGGCCGCAGAAGGAACTCGACTGGACCCAGTTGCTGGCCCGGGTCAACAGCGACCGGCCGCTGCGGACCGGGATCGTGGAGCCGACCCGGGACGCCGCCGGGCTGTCCGGCCTGCTGTCGCTGATGACCGCGGCGTCGTCCACCGGTGGTGCCACCGCCGAGCAGGACCGGGTCGGCGCGTTGCGGGCGCTGGCGTCGGGCGCCTCGGCGCTGCGTCAGGACCTGCTCGCGAAGTTCCCGACCTCGACGGACAACACCACGCTCGCCAGTGCGCTCGGTGCGGCGGCCCTCTCCGAAGAGGACGTCATCCAGTACAACGCCCGCAAGCCTCCGGTGCCGCTGGCGGCGCTCTATCTCAAACCGGCGCCGCTGCCGTTGGACTATCCGTACGCGGTACTGCCCGGTATCGATCCGGCCAAGGCGTCCGCCGCCCGTGTGCTGTTCGAGGCGCTGACCACCTCGTCGTTCAAGGACAAGCTGGCCGCGCAGTCGCTGCGCGGGCCGGACGGGAACTGGGGGAGCGGCTTCGCCGCCCCGCAGGGCGCGCCCTCTCCGGCCGGTGGCGACGCCTCCGCAGCGCCCCCGCCGCAGGGCGGGGTGGCCGCCGGCGGACTGGCGCCGGACGCGGTGGAGCGGGCGGTGTCGAGTTGGTCGATCGCGACCCTGTCCGGCCGGATGCTCTGCATCATCGACGTCTCGGGCTCGATGAAGAAGACCGTGCCGACGGCCAACGGGGCAACCCGGCAACAGGTCACCATCGAGGCGGCCCGGCGCGGCCTGAACCTCTTCGACGACTCCTGGTCGATCGGGCTGTGGGTGTTCTCCACCAAGCTGGCCGGGTCGCGGGACTACCGCGAGCTGGTGCCGATCGGGCCGCTGTCACGGCAGCGCGGCACGCTGGAGCGGGGACTGGACACGGTCACCTCGTCCAGCGGTGACACGGGGCTGTACGACACGCTGCTGGCCGCCTACAAGGACGTCCAGCGCAACTGGGAACCGGGCAAGGTCAACTCGATCGTGCTCTTCACCGACGGCAAGAACGAGAACCCGGACGGCATCTCGCAACGTGATCTGCTCGCCGAGCTCGATCGGATCAAGGACCCGGAGCAGCCGATCCAGGTCATCATCGTGGGTATCGGCACCGAGGTGAGCAAGTCGGAGCTGGACACCATCGCCGGTGCAGCCGGTGGCGGGGCGTTCATCGCCGCCGACCCCACCAACATCAGTGACATCTTCCTCAGGGCGATCGCCCTGAGGAAGGCGCCGGCCTGA
- a CDS encoding PP2C family protein-serine/threonine phosphatase: MTRTRRGPAAGATGRGRAGRLGSAPSVDPDLARELLDGLAEAVLIADSVGQVLLVNATASALLPELHPGVALPGSPVTMLSQAYATGADDVEGEHRDRRLRGIRRPLAGDRSAWYVRDVTDDHLRAEALRTERGRTDFLAQAGRRLGLALQREQALQAAATLPVPYLADLALVVYLPSGTVEYQPQWIRHSGHGSTPALGAAGWDAVSAVPGLVEALDGETGVPRPWPVTERGGAGPLIPDDLDPAATLLVSPMPGAGRTAGALVLVRTGARDGFDRRDVELVREFAARAGAALATAQLYDAQIHLARVLQNSLLPPGLPAVGGVRLAGGYRAAGDSLRIGGDFYDVLPTDGGALFALGDVSGKGVGAAVLTGRVRQSLQTLRLVEHRPRELLALLDRALLDIPDATRRGQFTTLLLGALHPEPDGGLRVRVAGGGHPAPLLVDAAGTVTPVQVGGMPVGAVPGARFDEAEIRLRPGELLLARTDGVTEARGGPHGTEMFGERRLHRALVEVAGSSPSALVDRVLRLVDEWCGGHRHDDVAMLAVGPAGHG; the protein is encoded by the coding sequence GTGACCAGGACCCGACGGGGCCCGGCCGCCGGCGCCACCGGCCGTGGGCGAGCCGGCCGCCTCGGCTCCGCCCCCTCGGTGGACCCGGATCTCGCGCGGGAACTCCTCGACGGGCTCGCCGAGGCGGTGCTGATCGCCGACAGCGTCGGGCAGGTTCTCCTGGTCAACGCCACGGCCAGCGCGCTGCTGCCGGAGCTGCACCCGGGCGTCGCCCTGCCCGGCTCCCCGGTGACGATGCTGTCGCAGGCGTACGCGACCGGCGCGGACGACGTCGAGGGTGAGCACCGGGACCGGCGGCTCCGGGGCATCCGCCGCCCGTTGGCCGGTGACCGGTCGGCGTGGTACGTGCGGGACGTCACCGACGACCACCTGCGCGCCGAGGCGCTGCGGACCGAACGGGGGCGTACCGACTTCCTGGCCCAGGCCGGACGCCGTCTCGGCCTGGCACTACAGCGCGAGCAGGCGCTCCAGGCCGCCGCGACGCTGCCGGTGCCGTACCTCGCCGACCTGGCCCTGGTCGTGTACCTGCCGAGCGGGACGGTCGAGTACCAACCGCAGTGGATCCGGCACTCCGGCCACGGATCGACGCCGGCCCTCGGCGCCGCCGGCTGGGACGCGGTCAGCGCCGTACCCGGGCTGGTCGAGGCGCTCGACGGGGAGACCGGCGTCCCACGGCCCTGGCCCGTCACCGAGCGCGGCGGAGCCGGGCCGCTGATCCCCGACGATCTCGATCCGGCCGCGACGCTGCTGGTCAGCCCGATGCCGGGGGCCGGGCGGACGGCGGGCGCGCTGGTGCTGGTGCGGACCGGAGCACGTGACGGGTTCGACCGGCGCGACGTCGAGCTGGTCCGGGAGTTCGCCGCCCGAGCCGGTGCCGCCCTGGCCACCGCGCAGCTCTACGACGCGCAGATCCACCTGGCCCGGGTCCTGCAGAACAGCCTGCTCCCGCCGGGCCTGCCCGCCGTGGGCGGCGTACGGCTCGCCGGTGGGTACCGGGCGGCCGGCGACAGCCTGCGCATCGGCGGTGACTTCTACGACGTGCTCCCGACCGACGGGGGCGCGCTCTTCGCCCTCGGCGACGTCAGCGGCAAGGGCGTCGGCGCGGCCGTGCTGACCGGCCGGGTCCGGCAGTCGTTGCAGACGCTGCGGCTGGTCGAACACCGGCCCCGGGAGTTGCTCGCCCTGCTCGACCGGGCTCTGCTGGACATCCCGGACGCGACCCGTCGCGGCCAGTTCACCACCCTGCTGCTGGGCGCGCTGCATCCGGAGCCGGACGGCGGGCTACGGGTACGGGTGGCCGGCGGCGGGCACCCGGCGCCGCTGCTGGTCGACGCTGCCGGGACGGTGACCCCGGTCCAGGTGGGCGGCATGCCGGTGGGTGCGGTGCCGGGGGCGCGGTTCGACGAGGCCGAGATCCGCCTGCGGCCGGGTGAGCTGCTGCTGGCCCGCACCGACGGGGTCACCGAGGCCCGGGGCGGGCCGCACGGCACCGAGATGTTCGGCGAGCGGCGGCTGCACCGGGCCCTGGTCGAGGTCGCCGGGTCGTCACCGTCGGCGCTGGTCGACCGGGTGCTCCGGTTGGTCGACGAGTGGTGCGGCGGGCACCGGCACGACGACGTGGCGATGCTGGCGGTGGGCCCGGCCGGGCACGGTTGA
- a CDS encoding PP2C family protein-serine/threonine phosphatase — MSEPVDEARATLTAAPADLLVRRVAELLEREYGITETELLQVDYRLAALLPLTGGDEVTSPGHPAWRCFDHETPVYADGTGYLPVNMRGERRGVLRVAPLADDGLLGELLEIATSLAHELTAVDPGTDVYRIARRTRRLTLAAEVQWELLPGRSRTRPSFSLAGQLEPAYAVRGDSFDWSDDGERVWTATINGMGEGVAASMLTTLATCALRNARRAGIPLADQATLADQAIYDLHRGEQHLSTLLLELDLRTGLLTAVDAGSPRLVLLRAGQVTVQPLEAQFPLGMFEGTTYVEQYIQLQRGDRLFMISDGVIDATGRNIRYGETALDRMLRRTAPMTPLDAVRSLLGDLRAFVAGDLTDDAVVVCLDWTGPQP; from the coding sequence ATGAGCGAGCCGGTCGACGAGGCCCGTGCCACACTCACGGCGGCCCCGGCAGACCTGCTCGTCCGGCGGGTCGCGGAGCTGCTGGAGCGGGAGTACGGCATCACCGAGACCGAGCTGCTCCAGGTCGACTACCGCCTGGCCGCGCTGCTCCCGCTCACCGGGGGCGACGAGGTGACCAGCCCCGGTCACCCCGCCTGGCGCTGTTTCGACCACGAGACCCCGGTGTACGCGGACGGCACCGGTTACCTGCCGGTCAACATGCGCGGTGAACGGCGCGGAGTGCTCCGGGTCGCGCCGCTGGCCGACGACGGGCTGCTGGGCGAGCTGCTGGAGATCGCCACGTCCCTGGCCCACGAGCTGACCGCGGTCGACCCCGGCACCGACGTGTACCGCATCGCCCGGCGTACCCGACGGCTCACGCTCGCGGCCGAGGTGCAGTGGGAACTCCTCCCCGGGCGCAGCCGCACCCGGCCCTCGTTCAGCCTGGCCGGCCAGCTCGAACCCGCGTACGCGGTGCGTGGCGACAGCTTCGACTGGTCCGACGACGGTGAGCGGGTCTGGACCGCGACGATCAACGGGATGGGCGAGGGGGTGGCCGCCTCGATGCTCACCACGCTGGCCACCTGCGCACTGCGCAACGCCCGACGGGCCGGCATCCCGCTGGCCGACCAGGCGACCCTGGCCGACCAGGCGATCTACGACCTGCACCGGGGTGAGCAACATCTCTCCACCCTGCTGCTCGAACTCGACCTGCGGACCGGCCTGCTCACCGCCGTCGACGCCGGTTCGCCCCGGCTGGTGCTGCTGCGGGCCGGCCAGGTCACCGTGCAGCCGCTGGAGGCGCAGTTCCCGCTCGGCATGTTCGAGGGGACGACCTACGTCGAGCAGTACATCCAGCTCCAGCGCGGCGACCGCCTCTTCATGATCAGCGACGGGGTGATCGACGCCACCGGGCGCAACATCCGGTACGGCGAGACCGCACTGGACCGGATGTTGCGCCGTACCGCGCCGATGACTCCGCTGGACGCGGTCCGTTCCCTCCTCGGCGATCTGCGGGCCTTCGTCGCCGGCGACCTGACCGACGACGCGGTCGTGGTGTGCCTGGACTGGACCGGCCCGCAGCCGTAG
- a CDS encoding MarR family winged helix-turn-helix transcriptional regulator has protein sequence MAAELDTAAGALLTVWDGARERTANRISTAQLRAVMLVERQDGINLRRLAAGLDMLLSSASRLCDRLVAAGMLEREPGRADRREISLHLTAEARRLLAELREDRRQHLATILAAMAPEAREALLHGLREFDAAARARVMRPVSPLVPQQETHPEQLPAGLTAVEHVAEPPARGWSAGETSVSRTA, from the coding sequence ATGGCTGCCGAGCTGGATACCGCGGCAGGCGCCCTGCTGACCGTCTGGGACGGTGCACGGGAACGGACGGCCAACCGGATCTCCACCGCCCAGCTGCGAGCCGTCATGCTCGTCGAACGGCAGGACGGGATCAACCTGCGCCGGTTGGCCGCCGGGCTGGACATGCTGCTCTCCTCGGCCAGCCGGCTCTGCGACCGGCTGGTCGCCGCCGGGATGCTGGAACGCGAGCCCGGCCGTGCCGACCGCCGGGAGATCTCGCTGCACCTCACCGCCGAGGCCCGCCGGCTCCTCGCCGAGCTGCGCGAGGACCGCCGTCAGCATCTGGCCACGATCCTCGCTGCGATGGCCCCGGAGGCCCGGGAGGCGTTGCTGCACGGGTTGCGCGAGTTCGACGCGGCGGCCCGGGCGCGGGTGATGCGGCCGGTGTCGCCGCTGGTGCCGCAGCAGGAGACGCACCCGGAACAGCTGCCGGCGGGGCTGACCGCCGTGGAGCACGTCGCCGAGCCGCCGGCACGGGGCTGGTCCGCGGGGGAGACCTCGGTCTCCCGCACCGCCTGA